The Magnolia sinica isolate HGM2019 chromosome 9, MsV1, whole genome shotgun sequence genome contains a region encoding:
- the LOC131255979 gene encoding disease resistance protein RPP8-like, with amino-acid sequence MAEIAVQFVMQKLLDFLTKEAYFLEGVHDRVTSLQEKLEEIRDLLKHFDGKRRKNVVVKRWVGQIREVAYDAEDIIDSYIFNIAQQRGETSAGFMRILGSFSRRITDIPAIRQVGEKISDIERRLNEILSNRPELGIDNISASGEASSSSDQSYTWREKRAPITEEADVVGVEDETETLVGRLIEGDVRRAVISITGMGGIGKTTLAKKVYNNVDVKKNFDFHAWVSVSQEHRLREIFLSILKSLGRNERETTAEEDLGKQLYDHLEGKKYLVVIDDIWTRDAWNGLVSAFPDRQKGSRVLLTTRKVEIAKYADAQSMPHEMHFLNKSESWALFCKKALPGNLALPCPANLEELGRKIVAECGGLPLAIAVIGGVLSRKEKSVNDWYKVLTSLKWHLSESEDAISGILALSYHDLPYYLKFCFLYFGAFPEDSEIKVDNLIKLWIAEGFVQQRGEEELEDVAEDYVEELINRSMIQVAIRKTNGTAMTCRIHDLLRDLSIANAKEERFLDVYGKTARTSPTTARRLAITASGGLQKILQAYFGQKKNHLRSLLHFNSEREEIETPVLKSLFGAFKFLRVMDLRNMKLTSLPDEIGSLIHLRYLCLMGNGKLRRLPSTKTRLSNLQTLNIWNTNINMLDIWKMEQLRHLLLSHRCQFSDGTPVHRLSNLQTLKNIWAGSWTEDELEKLINLRELFIRGHLSMASSGPISKLVHLRSLCLDGESGSFIPAFESFSNHHHLYYMHLSGRLVKLPDLHEFPPNLTDLHLYGSKLEQDPMGTLEKLPNLRILRYGGDAYVRKEMVFSAGGFPLLNDLMIWECNKLEEWTVENGAMPYLTYLRIMRCKRLKMLPDGMRHLTNLQELNLTGMPREFKERVRENEGEDWFKIRHIPSLIIE; translated from the exons atggcTGAGATTGCTGTTCAGTTCGTTATGCAAAAATTGCTCGATTTTCTAACAAAGGAAGCATATTTCCTTGAAGGAGTACATGATCGGGTCACATCTCTTCAAGAAAAACTTGAAGAAATACGTGACTTACTCAAGCACTTCGATGGGAAGCGCAGAAAAAATGTTGTGGTTAAGCGTTGGGTGGGCCAAATAAGAGAAGTAGCCTATGATGCTGAGGACATCATCGACTCCTACATCTTTAACATTGCACAACAGCGAGGAGAGACAAGTGCTGGATTCATGAGAATCCTAGGAAGTTTTTCTCGTCGCATCACAGACATCCCAGCAATCCGCCAGGTTGGAGAGAAGATCAGCGACATAGAAAGAAGGCTCAATGAGATCTTGTCCAACAGACCAGAGCTTGGCATCGACAATATATCAGCATCCGGggaagcttcatcttcttcagaTCAAAGCTATACATGGAGGGAGAAGAGGGCTCCCATCACCGAGGAAGCTGATGTGGTTGGTGTTGAAGATGAGACAGAGACACTGGTTGGGCGGCTGATTGAAGGAGATGTGCGGCGTGCTGTCATTTCAATCACTGGTATGGGAGGAATAGGTAAGACCACTCTTGCTAAGAAAGTTTACAATAACGTCGATGTAAAGAAGAATTTCGATTTTCATGCCTGGGTGTCTGTTTCTCAAGAACATCGACTGCGAGAGATTTTCCTGAGCATTCTAAAATCTCTGGGAAGAAATGAAAGGGAGACGACGGCTGAGGAAGACTTGGGTAAGCAGCTCTATGATCACTTGGAAGGGAAGAAATATCTGGTGGTAATTGATGATATATGGACGAGAGACGCTTGGAACGGTTTGGTCTCTGCATTTCCAGACAGGCAAAAGGGCAGCAGGGTGCTGCTCACCACTCGCAAAGTAGAAATAGCCAAGTATGCAGATGCACAGAGCATGCCCCATGAAATGCATTTTCTTAATAAAAGTGAGAGCTGGGCATTGTTCTGTAAGAAAGCACTTCCTGGAAATCTTGCTCTTCCATGCCCTGCAAATCTGGAGGAGTTGGGGAGAAAGATTGTTGCGGAATGTGGAGGTTTACCTCTAGCTATCGCAGTAATAGGAGGCGTCCTATCCAGGAAAGAGAAATCAGTGAATGATTGGTACAAAGTGCTTACAAGTCTCAAATGGCATCTAAGTGaaagcgaagatgccatctcGGGCATATTGGCCCTCAGCTACCATGACTTACCCTATTACTTGAAGTTCTGCTTTCTTTATTTCGGAGCTTTTCCTGAAGACTCTGAAATTAAAGTGGACAACTTGATTAAGTTGTGGATAGCTGAAGGGTTTGTGCagcaaagaggagaagaagaactgGAGGATGTTGCAGAGGATTATGTAGAAGAGCTAATCAACAGAAGCATGATTCAGGTGGCGATCAGGAAAACGAATGGAACAGCTATGACATGCCGTATTCATGATCTTCTACGCGACCTCTCAATAGCAAACGCCAAGGAGGAGAGATTTTTGGACGTGTATGGGAAGACAGCGCGTACATCACCAACCACGGCACGCCGGCTTGCAATTACTGCTTCTGGTGGCCTTC AGAAAATTTTACAAGCCTATTTCGGGCAGAAGAAGAACCACCTCCGATCTTTGTTGCACTTCAATAGCGAGAGGGAAGAGATTGAAACACCGGTGTTGAAAAGCCTCTTCGGGGCTTTCAAATTTCTTCGGGTGATGGATCTCCGGAACATGAAGCTCACTAGTCTCCCCGATGAAATTGGGTCTCTAATCCACTTGAGGTACCTATGTCTAATGGGTAACGGCAAGTTAAGAAGGCTACCATCCACCAAAACCCGCCTCTCCAATTTACAGACTCTCAATATATGGAATACAAATATCAATATGCTTGATATTTGGAAGATGGAACAGTTACGGCACCTACTTCTATCACATCGCTGTCAATTCAGCGACGGTACACCAGTTCATCGCTTAAGCAATCTCCAGACTCTAAAAAACATATGGGCTGGCAGCTGGACAGAAGATGAGTTGGAGAAACTGATCAATTTGAGAGAATTGTTTATACGCGGACATCTCAGTATGGCATCATCCGGTCCTATTTCTAAATTGGTACACCTCAGATCATTGTGTCTAGATGGAGAATCTGGAAGCTTCATTCCAGCTTTTGAGTCCTTCTCAAATCATCACCATCTATATTACATGCATTTGAGTGGACGCTTAGTGAAATTACCGGATCTGCATGAATTCCCACCTAACCTCACCGACTTACACTTGTATGGATCCAAATTAGAGCAAGACCCGATGGGAACGCTGGAGAAGCTGCCCAACCTTCGGATTCTCCGTTATGGTGGCGATGCTTACGTGAGAAAGGAAATGGTTTTCTCTGCTGGAGGGTTTCCGCTTCTCAACGATTTGATGATTTGGGAATGCAATAAATTAGAGGAGTGGACAGTGGAGAACGGAGCGATGCCTTATCTTACATATTTACGGATTATGAGATGCAAAAGATTGAAGATGCTTCCAGATGGAATGCGACATCTCACCAATCTTCAAGAATTGAATTTGACAGGGATGCCCAGAGAATTCAAAGAAAGGGTGAGAGAGAATGAAGGAGAGGACTGGTTCAAGATCCGACACATACCCTCGCTTATCATCGAATAA